One genomic window of Glycine soja cultivar W05 chromosome 9, ASM419377v2, whole genome shotgun sequence includes the following:
- the LOC114425399 gene encoding phytochrome-associated serine/threonine-protein phosphatase-like, producing the protein MDLDQWISKVKDGQHLLEEELQLLCEYVKEILIEESNVQPVNSPVTVCGDIHGQFHDLMKLFQTGGHVPETNYIFMGDFVDRGYNSLEVFTILLLLKARYPANITLLRGNHESRQLTQVYGFYDECQRKYGNANAWRYCTDVFDYLTLSAIIDGTVLCVHGGLSPDIRSIDQIRVIERNCEIPHEGPFCDLMWSDPEDIETWAVSPRGAGWLFGSRVTSEFNNINNLDLVCRAHQLVQEGLKYMFQDKGLVTVWSAPNYCYRCGNVASILSFNENMEREVKFFTETEENNQMRGPRTGVPYFL; encoded by the exons ATGGATTTGGACCAGTGGATCTCCAAGGTGAAGGATGGCCAGCACCTTCTCGAAGAGGAGCTTCAACTTCTTTGCGAATAT GTTAAAGAGATCCTTATTGAGGAGTCAAATGTGCAGCCTGTCAACAGTCCAGTGACGGTTTGTGGTGATATTCATGGTCAGTTTCATGATCTAATGAAACTTTTCCAGACTGGGGGTCATGTGCCGGAgacaaattacatttttatg GGAGACTTTGTTGATCGGGGTTACAATAGTCTTGAAGTATTCACCATCCTTTTACTTCTAAAAGCTAG ATACCCAGCTAATATCACCCTTCTACGTGGAAACCATGAAAGTAGACAACTAACGCAG GTCTATGGATTTTATGATGAATGCCAGAGGAAGTATGGGAATGCTAATGCTTGGCGATATTGTACAGATGTTTTTGACTATCTTACTCTTTCTGCAATTATAGATGGAACT GTGCTTTGTGTTCATGGTGGCCTTTCTCCAGACATTCGATCAATAGATCAG ATAAGGGTCATTGAGAGGAACTGTGAAATTCCTCATGAGGGACCATTTTGTGATCTGATGTGGAGTGATCCTGAAGATATCGAAACATGGGCAGTCAGTCCTCGTGGAGCTGGTTGGCTTTTTGGATCCCGGGTCACTTCTGAG TTCAATAACATAAACAATCTTGATCTGGTTTGTCGGGCACACCAACTCGTTCAAGAAGGTCTTAAGTATATGTTCCAGGATAAAGGCCTTGTAACT GTATGGTCCGCACCTAATTACTGTTACCGTTGTGGAAATGTAGCTTCTATTCTTAGTTTCAATGAAAATATG GAAAGAGAAGTTAAATTTTTCACTGAAACAGAGGAGAACAACCAGATGAGAGGCCCCAGGACAGGCGTCCcatatttcttataa
- the LOC114425400 gene encoding probable uridine nucleosidase 2 — MAAETEPKKIIIDTDPGIDDAMAIFLALQSPEVEVIGLTTIFGNVYTTLATRNALHLLEVAGRTDIPVAEGSHVTSTNGTKLRVADFVHGVDGLGNQNFPPPKGKPIEESAASFLVHQAKVNPGKVTVVALGPLTNIALAIQLDPEFAKNIGQILILGGAFAVNGNVNPAAEANIFGDPEAADVVFTSGADVLAVGINVTHQVVLTESDREKLASSNGKFVQYLNKILDVYFSYHREAYNVKGVYLHDPTVVLAAVDPSLVTCIEGIVRVQTSGITRGITILYNKQKRFAEINEWSNKPTVKVAVTVDAPRVMKLVMDRLVDS, encoded by the exons ATGGCAGCCGAAACGGAACCAAAGAAGATCATAATTGATACCGACCCTGGCATCG ATGATGCTATGGCAATATTCCTTGCTCTACAATCACCCGAGGTTGAAGTTATTGGACTCACAACCATCTTTGGAAATGTGTACACCACTCTGGCAACCAGAAATGCCTTGCATTTG TTGGAGGTTGCTGGGAGAACGGATATACCGGTGGCAGAAGGATCTCATGTAACTTCAACT AATGGAACAAAACTCCGTGTTGCAGATTTTGTCCATGGTGTAGATGGACTTGGCAACCAGAATTTTCCTCCACCAAAGGGGAAGCCCATTGAAGAATCAGCTGCTTCTTTTTTGGTTCATCAAGCAAAAGTTAACCCTGGCAAAGTCACTGTGGTCGCATTGGGCCCGCTTACAAATATTGCCTTG GCTATACAGCTGGATCCGGAATTTGCTAAGAACATTGGGCAGATTCTGATTCTTGGTGGTGCTTTTGCAGTAAATGGCAATGTGAATCCAGCTGCTGAAGCCAAT ATATTTGGTGATCCAGAGGCTGCAGATGTTGTATTTACAAGTGGGGCAGATGTACTTGCAGTGGGGATAAATGTTACCCACCAAGTTGTACTGACTG AATCTGATCGAGAAAAATTGGCAAGCTCAAATGGAAAATTTGTGCAATACTTGAACAAAATCTTGGATGTATATTTCTCTTACCATCGGGAGGCATACAATGTCAAAG GGGTTTACCTTCATGACCCAACTGTGGTTCTTGCAGCTGTTGATCCTTCACTTGTAACTTGCATAGAGGGTATTGTCAGAGTCCAAACGAGTGGCATTACAAGGGGAATCACAATACTctacaacaaacaaaaaag GTTTGCTGAAATCAATGAATGGTCCAATAAGCCAACCGTAAAGGTAGCTGTGACAGTTGATGCTCCTAGAGTTATGAAATTGGTAATGGATCGTCTTGTGGACTCTTGA
- the LOC114425401 gene encoding uncharacterized protein LOC114425401, with amino-acid sequence MKLSRPPHDRWCSIYEHFLSVHQSVTDDAYTETTPRALRWLTTKAHMKGIKRASYRARLDALTITDVSWLPYSEHRVVRSFELISCYQGQLRWGHVVVYIRPERVVQQFGYIQTIPPPPVTASLSCDEIDERWMLFGDHLAPAGEICVVLGQVTVDYMEWFL; translated from the exons ATGAAGCTTTCCAGACCCCCACACGATAGATGG TGTTCGATATATGAGCACTTTCTCAGTGTTCATCAGTCTGTCACTGATGATGCGTACACTGAGACTACCCCACGTGCATTGAGGTGGCTTACGAcgaaggcgcacatgaagggGATCAAGAGAGCGTCGTACAGGGCACGTTTAGATGCTCTGACGATCACGGACGTTTCCTGGTTGCCCTATAGTGAGCATCGGGTAGTTAGGAGCTTTGAGCTTATTTCATGCTACCAGGGGCAGCTCAGATGGGGTCATGTTGTGGTCTACATTCGACCAGAGCGGGTGGTACAACAGTTCGGGTACATTCAGACCATCCCTCCACCACCGGTTACTGCTTCGTTGTCGTGTGACGAGATAGACGAGAGGTGGATGCTTTTCGGGGACCATTTAGCACCCGCGGGTGAGATTTGTGTTGTCCTCGGGCAGGTAACAGTGGactacatggagtggtttttgTAG